The sequence TGTAAGCACTTGAAAAGGCTGCGGCGAATGATTGTTCATTTTGCCGCAGCCCTTTTTCATTTCATTACCAGTCAATCCATGTGAGCGCTTTTTCCAGTTCGTAGAAGGTCTTGCCATCCCAGAGGATATCTTCGGTGAGATGGTTCAACACATCTTCCGCGTCGTCGCTTTCGTAGTAGTACACCATTTCCATGAACTCTTCGAAAGGCTCGCCCGTGAAGCGGTACTTCTCCACGCTGATGCTGTAAGTGTCCCTTCCCGGATGGAACTTCAGTCCCGAAAAACGGTACACATAGCTCTTGTGCCTGACGGAAGCTTCCCCGTCATTCATAAAGTCGATAAATTCATCTGCGTCGCCGCCCTGCATATTGTCCTCCTTGTTCTTAACTATATTGGACGCTTTTATTATACAGGAAATCCGCGGGAAGCGGTAGGACTGCTTTCCTTTTTTGTACTTGCCTGTCGTGGTATAATAATTAAATACGATATTCAGTTGTCAGCTGTCAACCAACTTAAAAAAACAGGAGGAATGATGAAAAAAGCAATCATATTATCCAGCGGGGGCGTCGATTCTACGACGTGCGTATCCCTGGCTGTCGACAGACTGGGAGCAGACAATGTTGTGACTGCTTCTATTTTTTATGGCCAGAAACATAAGAAAGAAATCCTGGCCGCGCGCAAAGTGGCAGAATACTACCACCTGCAGCATTATGAATTCGATCTTTCCTCCCTCTTCCAGTATTCGAACTGCTCGCTCCTTGAAGGCTCCACACAGGAAATCGTGCATGAAAGCTATGCCGAGCAGATTGAGAAGAACGGAGAAGGAAAAGTTTCCACCTACGTCCCTTTCAGAAACGGACTGATGCTCTCCACAGCGGCTTCGCTGGCAGCCAGCCTCTTTGAAGACGACGACGTAGATATTTACATCGGCGCCCATGCCGATGATGCGGCCGGCGATGCGTATGCCGACTGCAGCGAGCCATTCCTGAAAGCCATGGGAGACGCTGTCTCGATTGGCACTTACGGAAAAGTCCATCTGGCATTTCCCTTCGCCAAGCTGAACAAGGCAGGCGTCGTAGCCATGGGCCTCAAGCTCAAGACACCTTATGAACTTACATGGAGCTGCTATGAAGGCGGCGAGAAACCCTGCGGAACCTGCGGGACCTGTATAGACCGTGCAGCTGCGTTTGCTGCAAACGGCGTTAAAGACCCGGCCCTCTGAGCCGAGAAAGGAATATTATGTTTACCGTAACAAAGAGAATGGAAGTATCCGGGGCGCA is a genomic window of Veillonellaceae bacterium containing:
- a CDS encoding 7-cyano-7-deazaguanine synthase produces the protein MELQSRKTVHIALVPDGSFPVIHKVDKFICVAALHIVLLVLNYIGRFYYTGNPREAVGLLSFFVLACRGIIIKYDIQLSAVNQLKKTGGMMKKAIILSSGGVDSTTCVSLAVDRLGADNVVTASIFYGQKHKKEILAARKVAEYYHLQHYEFDLSSLFQYSNCSLLEGSTQEIVHESYAEQIEKNGEGKVSTYVPFRNGLMLSTAASLAASLFEDDDVDIYIGAHADDAAGDAYADCSEPFLKAMGDAVSIGTYGKVHLAFPFAKLNKAGVVAMGLKLKTPYELTWSCYEGGEKPCGTCGTCIDRAAAFAANGVKDPAL